One genomic segment of Gemmatimonadota bacterium includes these proteins:
- a CDS encoding alpha/beta hydrolase, which translates to MFYEVQGEGEAVVLIHGGFPSIDMHLRAPSIGAWTWETDFAAAYRFIAYDRRGCWRSARTESGYDLENQARDLVALLDHLEVDSVHVIGSSAGGPIAILFAAIYPERTRTLVLAGTAANLWPDEDPVTRIVKDQLDILDKRGAEAAWDNRPPGVVLSLDVLWEREEMKERGVLTEYEDRITQSLKQCTWKDLVHWYETQLRAIAAYLDRDLTDACARIAVPTRVVHGSNDREVPVSWGRDLAAKIPGAEFIMYPDESHGVVHRCSAVRKELIAFYQTNRNNP; encoded by the coding sequence ATGTTCTACGAAGTTCAGGGAGAGGGTGAGGCCGTCGTCCTCATACACGGCGGGTTCCCTTCCATTGACATGCATCTTCGCGCACCGTCGATTGGCGCGTGGACATGGGAGACGGATTTCGCGGCGGCTTACCGCTTTATTGCGTACGATCGCCGGGGCTGCTGGCGGTCTGCCCGTACGGAGTCGGGGTATGATCTGGAGAACCAGGCACGAGATCTGGTTGCGTTACTGGATCACCTCGAAGTAGACTCAGTGCATGTGATCGGCTCGTCCGCAGGTGGACCCATTGCGATCCTTTTCGCAGCTATCTACCCGGAAAGAACCCGGACCCTCGTGCTGGCAGGGACCGCCGCGAATCTCTGGCCGGACGAAGACCCGGTAACCCGGATTGTCAAAGATCAGTTGGATATCCTCGACAAACGGGGCGCGGAAGCGGCCTGGGACAACCGGCCGCCAGGCGTCGTGCTTTCACTGGACGTGCTGTGGGAGCGGGAGGAAATGAAGGAGCGAGGTGTCCTGACCGAGTACGAGGATCGCATTACACAGTCCCTGAAGCAGTGCACCTGGAAGGACCTCGTGCATTGGTATGAAACCCAGCTTCGGGCCATCGCCGCCTATCTAGACCGGGACCTGACGGACGCGTGTGCTCGCATAGCTGTTCCGACACGCGTAGTCCACGGTTCCAATGACCGGGAAGTGCCTGTATCATGGGGAAGGGATCTCGCGGCGAAGATCCCCGGAGCCGAATTCATCATGTATCCTGATGAATCTCACGGCGTCGTCCATCGGTGCAGCGCGGTTCGGAAGGAACTCATCGCGTTTTATCAGACGAACAGGAACAACCCATGA
- a CDS encoding HIT family protein: MTVHDNDCVFCRIISGELDSAAVYEDESTLAFLDLRQSNEGHVLVVPKNHFEQIYDLDEQTAAALASAVCKVARAVRRVYKPEGLSIWQSNGPAAFQEVPHVHWHVFPRYTDDGHLVVYPRDLAGRARREYSLPSLKDISGPLTEALEKETA, translated from the coding sequence ATGACGGTTCATGACAACGACTGTGTCTTTTGTCGCATCATCAGCGGCGAACTGGATTCCGCGGCCGTATACGAAGATGAATCAACCCTGGCGTTCCTGGATCTTCGCCAGAGCAACGAAGGGCACGTCCTGGTCGTCCCTAAAAACCACTTCGAACAGATCTATGATCTTGACGAACAAACGGCTGCCGCTCTTGCCAGTGCAGTCTGCAAAGTCGCTCGGGCAGTTCGCCGGGTTTACAAGCCGGAAGGACTGTCGATCTGGCAGTCGAATGGCCCCGCGGCGTTTCAGGAAGTGCCGCATGTTCACTGGCATGTATTCCCGAGATACACGGATGATGGACATCTCGTCGTCTATCCCCGGGATCTCGCCGGCCGTGCGCGCCGGGAATACTCGTTGCCGTCTCTGAAGGACATTTCGGGACCATTGACAGAAGCGCTTGAAAAAGAAACAGCGTAA
- a CDS encoding VCBS repeat-containing protein, producing MIGSTKRPAFTPCKKGRFMPEAPVFHRHTIYEGGPAERMDCVVGDLDGDGVQEFVIATRNPDGLHWFGRTDQGTWVPHLMDDTFPSISVGTALVDLTGNGRLDLISGTSDRGNHVFWWACPDDPTQRWARRVVFELPDSRIHDLMVADIDGDGRNELYVWNPDAGTIFSVPVPDDPFVTPWPGVSKVATGVSEQDFAAADVDGDGRLELIAGTSWYRLLPNGEWERHVFAEGYGGVRVRAADFDGDGRVEIAVCEVALDIGQTYGRLALFRPGADVEKPWEAEVLNDRLLDAHTLQVADFDGDGRPDIYVGEMGRGDWTKPHPPRQLLFLSRGDHMDEHVIDTGIGTHEAQVIELDGKFGIISKPYRWLQDTAPRPQLVDNLYLYMPE from the coding sequence ATGATCGGCAGTACCAAGAGGCCGGCATTCACTCCCTGTAAAAAAGGCCGCTTCATGCCTGAAGCCCCCGTATTCCATCGTCACACCATCTACGAAGGCGGTCCCGCCGAGCGCATGGACTGCGTCGTGGGGGACCTCGACGGCGACGGCGTGCAGGAATTCGTCATCGCCACCCGGAATCCGGACGGACTGCACTGGTTCGGCCGCACCGATCAGGGCACGTGGGTACCGCACCTGATGGATGACACTTTTCCAAGCATCAGTGTCGGTACCGCTCTCGTCGACCTCACCGGGAATGGTAGACTCGATCTGATCTCCGGCACCAGCGACCGGGGCAACCACGTATTCTGGTGGGCGTGCCCCGACGATCCCACGCAGCGTTGGGCTCGTCGCGTGGTGTTCGAACTTCCCGATAGCCGGATCCATGACCTGATGGTGGCGGATATCGACGGCGACGGCCGGAACGAATTGTATGTATGGAACCCCGATGCCGGGACGATCTTCTCGGTCCCGGTGCCCGATGATCCCTTCGTGACTCCGTGGCCCGGCGTCAGTAAGGTGGCCACCGGCGTAAGCGAACAGGACTTCGCGGCCGCCGACGTGGACGGAGACGGGCGGCTGGAACTCATCGCCGGGACTTCGTGGTATCGCTTGCTGCCGAACGGTGAATGGGAGCGGCACGTCTTCGCCGAGGGGTATGGCGGCGTGCGGGTCCGGGCGGCGGATTTCGACGGCGACGGGCGAGTCGAAATCGCTGTGTGCGAGGTGGCCCTGGACATCGGGCAGACCTATGGACGGCTGGCGCTGTTCAGGCCGGGCGCGGACGTCGAGAAACCGTGGGAGGCCGAAGTGCTCAACGACCGGCTCCTCGATGCGCACACCTTGCAGGTGGCCGACTTCGACGGAGACGGCCGGCCCGACATCTACGTGGGCGAGATGGGCCGGGGAGACTGGACCAAACCGCATCCGCCCCGGCAACTGCTCTTTCTGAGCCGCGGCGACCACATGGATGAGCACGTCATCGACACAGGGATCGGTACGCACGAAGCCCAGGTCATAGAGCTGGACGGCAAATTCGGCATCATCAGCAAGCCTTACCGCTGGCTCCAGGATACCGCGCCGCGGCCGCAGTTGGTGGATAATCTGTATTTGTACATGCCGGAGTGA
- a CDS encoding peptidase M19, with amino-acid sequence MLIVDSHLDIAYNALEWDRDLFQPIAKIREAEAGMAQKGRGLGVVNFEELRRGGIGLMFVTVNCRIASMGKRFSGVRTQDIAYARCMGELAYYRLMESRGVFRQVRNRAELDAHLAEWEADPLTTPLGYVLSMEGADGIVGPEQVAGWWDEGLRVVSLCHYGVSSYAHGTQAPGGLTPRGRPMLEALEAAGIILDVSHLAEQAFWEALDHFNGPVLATHNCCRALCDHDRQLDDQQIRALAERGGVIGTAMDIWMISPLWDPVAMDNSAITFETVVDHIDHVCQLTGSARHAAIGTDVDGGYGKEQCPADLETIADLRKIPAILESRGYSETDIADIMHGNWVRTLRAAWG; translated from the coding sequence ATGCTGATCGTCGATTCCCACCTGGACATCGCTTACAACGCCCTCGAATGGGACCGGGACCTTTTCCAGCCCATTGCAAAAATCCGCGAGGCAGAAGCCGGCATGGCACAGAAGGGCCGCGGCCTCGGCGTGGTGAATTTCGAGGAGCTACGCCGCGGCGGAATCGGGCTCATGTTTGTCACGGTGAACTGCCGGATCGCTTCGATGGGCAAGCGCTTCTCCGGCGTGCGCACCCAGGACATCGCCTATGCCCGGTGCATGGGCGAACTGGCCTACTATCGCCTGATGGAGTCCAGGGGCGTCTTTCGCCAGGTGCGCAACCGGGCCGAACTCGACGCCCACCTGGCCGAATGGGAAGCCGACCCCCTTACGACGCCGCTGGGGTATGTCCTCAGCATGGAAGGCGCGGACGGCATCGTGGGGCCCGAGCAGGTGGCAGGCTGGTGGGACGAAGGTCTCCGGGTGGTGAGCCTGTGCCACTACGGGGTCAGTTCCTATGCCCACGGGACCCAGGCGCCCGGCGGTCTGACGCCCCGTGGCCGCCCCATGCTCGAAGCCCTGGAGGCGGCCGGGATCATCCTGGACGTGAGCCACCTGGCCGAGCAGGCCTTCTGGGAAGCGCTGGACCACTTCAACGGCCCAGTGCTGGCCACCCACAACTGTTGCAGGGCCCTGTGCGACCACGACCGCCAGCTCGACGACCAACAGATCAGGGCCCTGGCCGAGCGCGGCGGCGTCATCGGCACAGCCATGGATATATGGATGATCTCCCCGCTGTGGGATCCGGTCGCCATGGATAATTCGGCCATCACCTTTGAAACCGTGGTGGATCATATCGACCATGTCTGCCAGTTGACCGGGAGCGCGCGGCACGCGGCCATCGGCACCGACGTGGACGGCGGTTACGGCAAAGAACAGTGTCCTGCCGATCTCGAGACCATTGCCGACCTGCGCAAGATCCCCGCCATCCTCGAAAGCCGCGGCTATTCGGAGACCGACATTGCCGACATCATGCATGGCAACTGGGTCCGGACGCTGCGCGCGGCGTGGGGTTGA
- the katG gene encoding catalase/peroxidase HPI, whose translation MTTNQTWWPDQLDLKPLRRNAPQSDPMDEEFDYAEAVKDLDVDALRKDIEAVMTTSQDWWPADYGHYGPLFIRMTWHAAGTYRIFDGRGGGGSGHQRFAPLNSWPDNGNLDKARRLLWPIKKKYGRNLSWADLLIFAGNCALESMGFKTFGFAFGRPDVWEADETDWGSETTWLDDQRHSEDGELKCPLGADHMGLIYVNPEGPNGNPDPALAAQYIRQTFKNMAMNDEETVALIAGGHTFGKAHGAGPEDHVGPEPEGACIHQQGLGWKSSHGSGKAGDTITSGLEGAWTSNPVKWDNEFVENLYGHEWELTKSPAGKSQYTPRNAAEVANVPDAHDPSKKHAPMMLTTDLSLKADPEYAAITERFLERPADLEDAFARAWFKLLHRDMGPRSRYIGPLVPAESLLWQDPVPAVDHALIDEQDVAALKEQVLASSLSISRLVSTAWAAASSYRGTDKRGGANGARIRLAPQKDWEVNDPAALGEVLPKLEQIQAEFNKGQSSGKRVSLADLIVLAGCAGVEQAARDAGHGVQVPFVPGRTDATDEWTDAESFAVLEPTADGFRNYLQAGQDGKPEDLLVERSYMLNLTAPEMTALVGGLRALDANTGQSKHGVLTDWPGTLTNDFFVNLLDMDIAWSASSEGDDVYEGRDGQTGEVKWTATRVDLVFGSNSELRAYAEVYGSDDGRDKFVNDFVAAWTRVMNLDRFDLA comes from the coding sequence ATGACGACCAACCAGACCTGGTGGCCGGATCAACTGGACCTGAAACCGTTGCGCCGGAACGCGCCGCAATCCGACCCGATGGACGAGGAATTCGACTACGCCGAGGCGGTCAAGGACCTCGACGTCGATGCACTTCGCAAAGACATCGAAGCGGTGATGACGACCTCGCAGGACTGGTGGCCCGCCGATTACGGCCACTACGGACCACTCTTCATCCGCATGACCTGGCACGCCGCGGGCACCTACCGCATCTTCGACGGACGGGGCGGCGGCGGTTCCGGCCACCAGCGCTTCGCGCCGCTCAACAGCTGGCCGGACAACGGGAACCTGGACAAGGCGCGCCGCCTGCTCTGGCCGATCAAGAAGAAATACGGCCGGAACCTCTCCTGGGCCGACCTGCTCATTTTCGCCGGCAACTGTGCGCTCGAATCCATGGGGTTCAAGACCTTCGGTTTCGCCTTCGGCCGCCCGGACGTGTGGGAGGCGGACGAGACGGACTGGGGCTCGGAGACGACGTGGCTCGACGACCAGCGCCACAGCGAAGACGGTGAGCTCAAGTGCCCGCTCGGGGCGGACCACATGGGCCTGATCTACGTGAACCCGGAAGGGCCGAACGGCAATCCGGACCCGGCACTGGCGGCGCAGTACATCCGCCAGACCTTCAAGAATATGGCGATGAACGACGAGGAGACGGTCGCCTTGATCGCCGGCGGACACACCTTCGGCAAGGCTCACGGCGCCGGACCCGAGGACCATGTCGGTCCCGAGCCGGAAGGCGCATGTATTCATCAGCAGGGTCTCGGTTGGAAGAGCAGCCACGGAAGCGGAAAGGCCGGCGATACGATCACCAGCGGTCTGGAAGGCGCATGGACCAGCAACCCGGTCAAGTGGGACAACGAGTTCGTCGAGAACCTCTACGGCCACGAGTGGGAGCTGACGAAGAGTCCCGCGGGCAAATCGCAGTACACGCCCAGGAACGCCGCCGAGGTGGCCAACGTGCCGGACGCCCATGATCCCTCGAAGAAGCATGCTCCCATGATGCTCACCACGGACCTTTCCCTGAAGGCGGACCCCGAATACGCGGCGATCACCGAGCGCTTTCTCGAGCGTCCCGCGGATCTGGAAGACGCCTTCGCCAGGGCGTGGTTCAAGCTGCTTCACCGCGACATGGGCCCCCGCAGCCGGTATATCGGTCCGCTGGTCCCCGCGGAATCGCTGCTCTGGCAGGACCCCGTCCCGGCGGTCGATCACGCGTTGATCGACGAGCAGGACGTCGCCGCCCTGAAAGAGCAGGTCCTGGCCTCCAGCCTGTCCATTTCACGTCTGGTCTCGACGGCCTGGGCCGCGGCGTCATCCTACCGCGGCACGGACAAGCGCGGTGGCGCGAACGGCGCGCGCATCCGCCTCGCCCCGCAGAAGGACTGGGAAGTGAACGACCCGGCCGCCCTCGGCGAGGTGTTACCGAAACTTGAACAGATCCAGGCGGAGTTCAACAAAGGGCAGTCGAGCGGCAAGCGGGTCTCTTTGGCCGACCTGATCGTCCTGGCCGGATGCGCGGGCGTCGAACAGGCTGCCCGGGACGCCGGTCATGGCGTGCAGGTACCCTTTGTGCCGGGACGCACCGACGCGACGGACGAATGGACCGACGCGGAGTCCTTCGCCGTGCTCGAACCCACCGCGGACGGGTTCCGCAACTACCTCCAGGCCGGCCAGGACGGCAAGCCGGAAGACCTGCTGGTGGAGCGGTCGTACATGCTGAACCTCACCGCGCCCGAGATGACGGCGCTCGTCGGGGGCCTGCGGGCCCTGGACGCGAACACCGGGCAGTCGAAGCACGGCGTGCTCACCGACTGGCCGGGAACGCTGACCAACGACTTCTTCGTGAACCTCCTCGACATGGATATCGCGTGGAGCGCTTCGTCCGAAGGGGATGACGTGTACGAGGGACGCGACGGTCAGACCGGCGAGGTGAAGTGGACCGCCACCCGGGTGGACCTGGTCTTCGGTTCGAACTCCGAGCTTCGGGCCTACGCGGAGGTCTATGGCAGCGATGACGGGCGGGATAAGTTCGTGAACGACTTCGTGGCCGCCTGGACCAGGGTGATGAACCTGGACCGGTTCGACCTGGCGTAG
- a CDS encoding DUF4377 domain-containing protein, protein MASSYTQTCRCESFFLPLLVALFTVSVFAGCDGDKDPTGPGPDGQEYIETRVVTVGPTLAKCYGVGLRTCMVVDGGFFYDAIEGFEYETGYNYRLRIGKYDPWGGREPPQDASRYAYRLLEQLEKNPAPSTKVTLTVGPARVVCARSDDFCPVVNGVPYDDTINDFDYEAGYHYVLEANRYDDGRYVLTSVVSKTRAEGTEDEEITIDWGRVECGDGHPGYCKVFNGTPYRGEIVGFHPRHEFDYRLRVEKFSMSPDDMTGSPGSMTGSPLVPAYGYRWLETLEETQGG, encoded by the coding sequence ATGGCATCCTCGTATACTCAAACCTGTCGCTGCGAAAGCTTCTTTCTGCCGCTCCTGGTGGCCCTTTTCACTGTCAGCGTTTTCGCCGGCTGTGACGGCGACAAGGATCCGACAGGCCCCGGCCCGGACGGGCAGGAGTACATCGAGACCCGGGTCGTTACTGTCGGCCCCACTCTGGCCAAGTGCTATGGCGTGGGCCTGCGAACCTGCATGGTGGTCGACGGCGGTTTTTTCTACGATGCGATCGAAGGTTTCGAGTACGAGACCGGCTACAACTATCGCCTCAGGATCGGAAAGTACGATCCATGGGGCGGGCGGGAGCCGCCGCAGGACGCCAGCCGTTACGCCTACCGATTGCTGGAGCAGTTGGAGAAGAACCCGGCGCCTTCCACGAAGGTAACCCTGACGGTAGGTCCCGCGCGTGTTGTATGCGCCCGGAGCGACGACTTCTGTCCGGTGGTGAATGGCGTGCCGTACGACGACACCATCAACGACTTCGATTACGAGGCGGGCTACCACTATGTCCTCGAGGCGAACCGGTACGACGATGGCCGGTACGTCCTGACGAGCGTGGTCTCGAAGACCAGGGCTGAAGGAACAGAGGATGAAGAAATCACCATCGATTGGGGAAGGGTCGAGTGCGGCGACGGCCATCCCGGGTACTGCAAGGTCTTCAACGGCACCCCCTACCGCGGCGAGATTGTCGGCTTCCACCCGAGGCACGAATTCGACTACCGGCTGCGCGTCGAGAAGTTCAGCATGTCTCCCGACGACATGACCGGATCACCCGGCAGCATGACCGGATCACCCCTGGTTCCGGCTTACGGCTATCGTTGGCTGGAGACACTCGAGGAAACGCAAGGCGGTTGA
- a CDS encoding phytanoyl-CoA dioxygenase family protein: MLNDEQVIRYREDGFLVFESLLQGERLAWYKQVFDELVAEGSRLTGQMPHWSLELNERGEPRAGLLHKVQGVCVVEERVLELAREPAIVDRVAELIGENLDVFGTKFFPKLPDGGTSTGWHQDNFYFGTDTDRIVSCGIYLEDADVENGCLRVVPGSHRIGEIVEHRSELSRHGSWTKVDEAQAVDLVIPAGTVVLFSANLLHGAYDNHSSRTRYSTAWHYMPEELNPEKFLKGVYEDRHVARKV, translated from the coding sequence ATGTTGAACGACGAACAAGTCATTCGTTACCGGGAAGACGGTTTTCTCGTTTTCGAATCCCTGTTACAGGGCGAGCGACTGGCCTGGTACAAGCAGGTATTCGACGAACTCGTCGCCGAGGGCAGCCGATTGACCGGACAAATGCCGCACTGGTCACTCGAGCTGAACGAACGGGGCGAACCTCGGGCGGGCTTGCTGCACAAAGTCCAGGGGGTATGCGTGGTCGAGGAACGCGTGCTGGAACTGGCGCGCGAACCGGCGATCGTAGACCGCGTGGCCGAGTTGATCGGCGAGAATCTCGACGTGTTCGGCACCAAGTTCTTTCCGAAGTTGCCCGATGGCGGTACGTCGACGGGCTGGCACCAGGACAACTTCTATTTTGGGACCGATACGGATCGCATCGTCAGCTGCGGGATCTACCTGGAAGATGCGGACGTGGAGAATGGTTGCCTGCGGGTAGTGCCGGGCAGCCACCGGATCGGCGAAATTGTCGAGCACCGCAGTGAGCTAAGCAGGCATGGCAGCTGGACGAAGGTCGATGAGGCGCAGGCCGTGGACCTGGTTATTCCCGCGGGCACGGTCGTGCTGTTTTCCGCCAATCTCCTGCACGGCGCCTACGACAACCACAGCAGCCGCACCCGCTACAGCACGGCCTGGCACTATATGCCCGAAGAACTCAATCCCGAGAAGTTCCTCAAAGGGGTTTACGAAGACCGGCACGTGGCGAGGAAGGTTTGA
- a CDS encoding DUF1295 domain-containing protein, translated as MSEPEIYRLVVWTIFVLAAAAFLFVLWRPAPYGRHFKGTGWGLTVSSRAGWIGMEFPAVFLFLYIYLQGNATWDTVPLVFLAMWQFHYVNRTLIYPFRIRTGRSMPLVAAASGFFFNVLNAYVNARFISHFGEYGVSWLTQPCFLIGLLVFACGMLLNLHSDHILVCLRKQGRKGYAIPDRGAFRYVSCPNYLGEILEWTGWAIATWSLAGLAFCVFTIANLVPRAHSNHRWYRERLPDYPPGRWALIPGVY; from the coding sequence ATGTCAGAGCCCGAGATCTATCGCTTGGTCGTGTGGACCATATTCGTACTGGCCGCCGCGGCCTTCCTGTTCGTGCTCTGGAGACCGGCACCATACGGTCGACACTTTAAGGGAACCGGTTGGGGACTCACCGTCTCCAGCAGGGCAGGATGGATCGGCATGGAGTTCCCGGCGGTCTTCCTGTTCCTGTACATCTATCTGCAGGGAAACGCGACGTGGGACACAGTCCCGCTGGTGTTCCTGGCGATGTGGCAGTTCCACTACGTCAACCGGACGCTCATTTACCCGTTCCGGATCCGCACCGGGCGAAGCATGCCCCTGGTCGCCGCGGCATCGGGGTTCTTCTTCAATGTACTGAACGCATACGTGAACGCCCGGTTCATATCTCACTTCGGCGAGTACGGCGTTTCATGGTTGACCCAGCCGTGTTTTCTGATCGGACTGCTGGTTTTCGCGTGTGGCATGTTACTAAACTTGCACAGCGACCACATTCTGGTGTGCCTGCGGAAACAGGGAAGAAAAGGGTACGCCATCCCCGACCGTGGCGCCTTCAGGTATGTCTCCTGCCCGAATTATCTCGGTGAGATATTGGAATGGACGGGATGGGCGATTGCGACCTGGTCGCTCGCGGGGCTGGCGTTCTGTGTCTTCACGATCGCCAACCTGGTCCCCAGAGCCCACAGCAATCACCGCTGGTACCGGGAACGCTTACCGGATTATCCGCCGGGTCGCTGGGCTCTTATTCCTGGGGTGTACTGA
- a CDS encoding DUF1295 domain-containing protein translates to MIEWLGIEHLFELSRTEAIWGFFTPLIIYAVFFVVQLMLPGRWVPGYVVNPETGEPRNYRLNGMLVFLIAIVVWALELTGLPHDWFYRSSVYAVAGGTVFSIIFTLIAVFTQPEGKVKKWFLAWWFGRAQEISFFNERIDVKMYMYVVGGTMLSLNALSGAVYHYELFGENANPGVILYAAFFTFYIMDYMVFERVQLYTYDLIHENVGFKLIWGCLVVYGWLFILPLWGMAAHPNPEFSPAWTNFWLIGASALFLFGWSISRGANLQKYTFKRWPDRKFLGLIAPKYIQAGERRILCSGLWGVARHLNYMGEGFLALSIALIFGYFTNFWAWTYFIFIVSLFMYRQWDDDRHCAEKYGAEKWAEYRERVKYRIVPGIY, encoded by the coding sequence ATGATCGAATGGCTGGGTATCGAACACCTTTTCGAACTGTCCCGGACGGAAGCCATCTGGGGATTCTTCACCCCGTTGATCATCTACGCCGTGTTTTTCGTGGTCCAGCTCATGCTTCCCGGCAGGTGGGTCCCCGGCTACGTCGTCAACCCGGAGACCGGTGAGCCCCGCAACTACCGCCTGAACGGCATGCTCGTGTTCTTGATCGCGATCGTCGTGTGGGCGCTTGAACTCACCGGGCTTCCCCACGACTGGTTTTACCGGTCCTCGGTCTATGCCGTGGCCGGTGGAACGGTCTTCAGCATAATCTTCACCCTGATCGCCGTGTTTACTCAACCGGAAGGCAAGGTGAAGAAATGGTTCCTGGCGTGGTGGTTCGGCCGCGCGCAGGAGATTTCGTTCTTCAACGAACGCATCGACGTGAAGATGTACATGTACGTCGTCGGGGGAACTATGCTGTCGCTCAACGCCTTGTCCGGCGCCGTGTATCACTACGAGCTCTTCGGCGAAAACGCCAATCCGGGCGTCATCCTCTACGCGGCGTTCTTCACCTTTTACATCATGGACTACATGGTCTTCGAGCGCGTACAGCTCTATACCTACGACCTGATCCACGAGAATGTCGGCTTCAAGCTGATCTGGGGCTGCCTCGTGGTCTACGGCTGGCTGTTCATTCTCCCACTGTGGGGCATGGCCGCTCACCCGAACCCCGAATTCTCGCCCGCCTGGACTAACTTCTGGCTCATCGGCGCGTCCGCTCTGTTCCTGTTCGGCTGGAGCATCTCGCGCGGCGCCAACCTGCAGAAATACACCTTCAAGCGATGGCCCGACCGCAAGTTCCTCGGCCTCATCGCGCCGAAGTACATCCAGGCCGGCGAACGCAGGATCCTGTGCAGCGGCCTGTGGGGCGTCGCCCGCCACTTAAACTATATGGGAGAGGGGTTCCTTGCCCTGTCCATCGCCCTGATATTCGGCTACTTCACGAACTTCTGGGCCTGGACCTACTTCATCTTCATCGTGTCCCTGTTCATGTACCGGCAATGGGACGACGACCGTCACTGCGCCGAGAAATACGGCGCCGAGAAGTGGGCGGAATATCGGGAGCGGGTGAAGTACCGGATCGTGCCGGGGATCTACTAA
- a CDS encoding phytanoyl-CoA dioxygenase family protein, whose amino-acid sequence MHENQTSGSSALDGKLLERGFVPWSLTSAHRRALDTDGFIVLEGIISPDWLAGLRHAFDEIHDREGDKAGEEVAQMEGLRRLADLINKGSVFDAVYLQPELLTAVYHVLQRPFKLHSLNGHDPLPGSGLQILHADWGQPAAPCGPYHVVNSMWMLDDFTRINGATRCVPGSHRIPGRITDHIADRLADHPDQVYLTGSAGSVAVFNGSLWHSSYVNRSDAPRRALHCAFIAREHPQQTNQREYLQAETAQRLSPLARYVLDVEDDPR is encoded by the coding sequence ATCCACGAGAATCAAACCTCGGGAAGTTCCGCTTTGGACGGCAAATTATTGGAACGGGGATTCGTACCCTGGTCGCTGACGTCCGCGCATCGCAGGGCGCTGGACACCGATGGCTTCATCGTGCTGGAGGGAATCATCTCGCCGGACTGGCTCGCCGGTTTGCGCCACGCTTTCGATGAGATCCATGACCGCGAAGGCGACAAGGCCGGCGAGGAGGTCGCGCAGATGGAAGGCTTGCGCCGGCTTGCCGATCTGATTAACAAGGGATCGGTATTCGACGCGGTCTACCTGCAGCCCGAGCTCTTGACGGCGGTCTACCATGTCCTGCAGCGGCCGTTCAAGCTGCACTCGCTCAACGGGCACGACCCGCTGCCCGGAAGCGGGCTGCAAATCCTGCACGCCGATTGGGGCCAACCCGCCGCGCCCTGCGGACCCTACCACGTCGTCAACTCCATGTGGATGCTCGACGATTTCACCCGGATCAACGGTGCGACGCGATGCGTACCCGGCAGCCACCGGATACCCGGCCGTATTACCGACCACATAGCCGATCGTCTGGCGGACCACCCCGACCAGGTATACCTGACGGGAAGCGCCGGTTCGGTGGCCGTATTCAACGGCAGCCTCTGGCACAGCTCCTATGTAAACCGAAGCGACGCCCCCCGGCGCGCTCTGCACTGCGCCTTCATCGCCCGTGAACACCCCCAGCAGACGAATCAGCGGGAGTATCTCCAGGCCGAGACGGCCCAACGCCTGTCCCCGCTGGCGCGCTACGTCCTGGATGTCGAGGACGACCCTCGGTAA